The Methanocalculus natronophilus genome window below encodes:
- a CDS encoding MFS transporter — MVSTIGSFLTPLIGSMVVLALPQMAAEYSANAILVGWVPTIYILVTAMFLIPIGRISDIYGRKKVFLAGILIIALSSFCAPFSPSFPFLIACRALQGIGSACIFGTSVAIVSSAFRKEELGRALGINVTGVYAGLALGPLIGGLLTQYLGWRSIFFVMVPVCILITIIVCRFIHEEWIDPKSPQFDLPGSILYATLVFFGVTGITMITQPAGVIALFISLILLAVFIRHGMRTPFPVFDPRIFLQNRVFALSNTAALINYSSTFAISFLLSLYLQIVKGFSPQSAGLILIAQPLMQVLFSPWAGRLSDRYEPGIVASLGMGLNALGLFALSSITGETGILMLIMALLFIGSGMALFSSPNTNAVMRSVTPGEYGVASATMATMRQAGMAFSMGITLFLFTIYIGQAEIGPSEAAALVSAQQVAFWIYALLCIVGVLISLVRVRHP; from the coding sequence ATGGTCTCGACTATCGGGTCATTTCTGACTCCCCTGATCGGATCCATGGTGGTGCTTGCCCTGCCGCAGATGGCAGCAGAATATTCTGCAAATGCCATTCTGGTTGGATGGGTGCCAACGATTTACATCCTGGTAACGGCGATGTTTCTCATCCCTATCGGGAGGATCAGCGATATATATGGAAGAAAGAAGGTCTTTCTTGCCGGGATTCTGATCATCGCGCTCTCCTCGTTCTGTGCCCCGTTTTCACCATCATTTCCCTTCCTCATCGCATGCCGGGCACTGCAGGGGATAGGGAGCGCCTGCATCTTTGGAACATCGGTTGCTATCGTCTCCTCGGCATTTCGGAAAGAAGAACTCGGCAGGGCTCTTGGGATAAATGTGACAGGTGTCTATGCCGGTCTTGCGCTTGGCCCGCTTATCGGTGGTCTTCTTACCCAGTATCTTGGATGGCGCAGCATCTTTTTTGTCATGGTGCCGGTCTGCATCCTGATCACTATCATTGTTTGCCGGTTCATTCACGAGGAGTGGATTGATCCCAAATCCCCGCAATTTGATCTCCCTGGCAGTATACTCTATGCAACTCTCGTCTTCTTCGGAGTCACCGGCATCACCATGATCACGCAGCCAGCAGGGGTCATTGCACTCTTTATCTCACTCATCCTGCTTGCCGTCTTCATCCGCCATGGCATGCGGACACCGTTTCCGGTTTTTGATCCCCGGATATTCCTGCAAAACCGGGTCTTTGCCCTCTCAAATACTGCAGCCCTGATCAATTACAGCTCCACGTTTGCAATCTCCTTCCTTCTTAGCCTCTATCTCCAGATAGTGAAGGGGTTCTCTCCACAGTCTGCAGGCCTGATACTTATTGCCCAGCCATTGATGCAGGTGCTCTTCTCACCATGGGCCGGACGACTCTCTGACCGGTATGAACCAGGCATTGTTGCATCCCTTGGCATGGGATTAAATGCACTTGGTCTCTTTGCACTGTCGTCAATTACCGGAGAAACAGGGATTTTGATGCTCATTATGGCTCTCCTCTTCATCGGGTCTGGCATGGCCCTCTTCTCCTCTCCAAATACAAATGCGGTGATGCGATCGGTTACACCAGGAGAGTATGGCGTTGCATCAGCCACCATGGCTACCATGAGACAGGCTGGAATGGCGTTCTCAATGGGTATCACACTCTTCCTCTTCACAATCTACATCGGGCAGGCTGAGATCGGGCCCTCGGAGGCTGCCGCTCTTGTCTCTGCCCAACAGGTGGCTTTCTGGATCTATGCCCTGCTCTGCATCGTGGGTGTTCTGATCTCCCTTGTCCGGGTCCGGCATCCCTGA
- a CDS encoding 2-amino-3,7-dideoxy-D-threo-hept-6-ulosonate synthase, with amino-acid sequence MYGKDIRMERIMDRRSGKMIIVPLDHGVSQGPIPGLIDLCGTVDAVAEGGATAVLGHVGLALHGHRRSGEDIGLILHLSASTSLGPDPNNKVIVNSPTHALKMGADAVSVHVNIGADSEASMIHDLGRIAIECMEWGMPLLAMMYPRGRKIADENDVEYVKLAARVASELGADIVKTVYTGDPDSFREVTEGCSVPVVVAGGSKTDDAAMLDLIEGAMLGGAAGISIGRNVFQHPDPAAFLRAARMVLMEERSADEAREIVGIG; translated from the coding sequence ATGTATGGTAAGGATATCAGGATGGAACGTATCATGGATCGGAGATCGGGCAAAATGATCATTGTCCCGCTTGACCACGGGGTATCCCAGGGCCCGATACCGGGTTTGATCGACCTCTGCGGCACAGTTGATGCGGTTGCAGAAGGAGGAGCCACCGCAGTGCTTGGGCATGTGGGGCTTGCCCTCCATGGACACAGGCGATCAGGTGAGGATATCGGGTTAATACTCCACCTCTCTGCCAGCACCTCGCTTGGCCCGGATCCAAATAACAAGGTTATTGTCAATTCACCCACCCATGCACTGAAGATGGGTGCAGATGCCGTATCGGTGCATGTGAATATCGGTGCGGATTCCGAGGCATCAATGATACATGACCTCGGGAGGATTGCCATAGAATGCATGGAATGGGGAATGCCTCTTCTGGCGATGATGTATCCAAGGGGGAGAAAGATCGCAGATGAAAATGATGTGGAGTACGTGAAACTTGCTGCCCGTGTCGCCTCTGAACTCGGTGCGGATATCGTCAAGACCGTCTATACCGGAGATCCCGATTCATTCCGTGAGGTCACAGAAGGATGCAGTGTCCCGGTGGTTGTGGCAGGCGGATCTAAGACCGACGATGCAGCGATGCTTGACCTGATTGAAGGCGCAATGCTTGGCGGTGCAGCAGGAATCTCCATTGGAAGAAATGTCTTCCAGCATCCGGACCCGGCAGCCTTCCTCAGGGCCGCACGCATGGTCCTGATGGAGGAGCGGTCAGCTGACGAGGCTCGTGAAATAGTAGGGATAGGTTGA
- a CDS encoding ABC transporter permease: MMGFFGFSAISRGALAVWRRNLDAFIRTYRVNFIPPFVEPVLYLLALGYGVGALIQDIDGIPYPVFIAPALVSISVMFSAFYECTYSSYVRMYYQKTFDAMVATPLSIEDVITGEILWGATRGTIYAALMIPVLYLFGVIDMPTSLLLIPFAFPAGLLFAAIGLCFTAVTPSIDALNYPAFLFITPMFLFSGTFFPISILPETVQYFAFLFLPLANTVNINRAITMTEFSPLVIFNIIWVLLAAALVFSIALKLMKRRLED; this comes from the coding sequence ATGATGGGATTTTTTGGTTTTTCAGCTATTTCACGGGGGGCGCTTGCTGTCTGGCGCCGGAACCTTGATGCGTTTATCAGGACATACCGCGTGAATTTTATTCCCCCGTTTGTCGAACCGGTGCTCTACCTTCTCGCTCTTGGCTATGGTGTCGGCGCACTTATCCAGGATATCGACGGTATCCCCTATCCTGTCTTTATTGCTCCCGCACTTGTCTCTATCTCGGTGATGTTCTCTGCCTTCTACGAATGCACGTATTCAAGTTATGTCAGGATGTATTACCAGAAGACATTTGACGCGATGGTGGCAACCCCGCTCTCAATTGAGGATGTGATCACAGGCGAGATCCTCTGGGGAGCAACCAGGGGAACGATCTATGCGGCACTCATGATACCGGTGCTCTATCTTTTTGGCGTGATCGATATGCCGACATCCCTTCTGCTGATACCATTTGCATTTCCAGCAGGTCTTCTCTTCGCAGCAATCGGACTCTGTTTCACCGCAGTCACACCGAGCATTGATGCACTGAACTACCCTGCCTTTCTCTTCATTACACCGATGTTCCTCTTCTCAGGAACGTTCTTCCCGATCTCCATTCTTCCGGAGACTGTTCAGTATTTTGCATTTCTCTTCCTCCCCCTTGCAAATACCGTCAATATCAACAGGGCGATAACAATGACGGAGTTCTCGCCTCTTGTCATCTTCAATATCATCTGGGTGCTTCTGGCAGCAGCTCTTGTCTTTAGTATCGCATTGAAGCTGATGAAGCGGAGACTGGAAGATTAA
- a CDS encoding ABC transporter ATP-binding protein — protein sequence MDVIQAASLEKRYGTLKAVDGISFSVKKGEIFGFLGPNGAGKTTAMKMIHCVSERTSGELRVFDMDTNTHPREIKKRLGVVPQENNPDPDFSTYANLVIYARYFGIAPDVAEGRAEELLEFMQLVEKRDAPIETLSGGMKRRLIIARALINDPELLILDEPTIGLDPQARHLIWEKLRHLRTQGCTLVMTTHYLDEAERLCDRLVIMDHGRILVEGTPEELVRRYAGSDIIEAGATPAVFSCLDAANVRYQVFGDIVQVHTGDIQAVAHMLMESCSHERITLRRATLEDVFLKLTGRTLRE from the coding sequence ATGGATGTAATACAGGCAGCATCACTGGAGAAGCGGTATGGGACACTGAAGGCAGTCGACGGCATCAGCTTCTCGGTTAAAAAGGGCGAAATATTTGGTTTCCTTGGCCCAAACGGCGCCGGAAAGACGACCGCAATGAAGATGATCCATTGTGTCTCCGAACGAACCAGTGGAGAGCTTCGTGTCTTTGATATGGATACCAACACCCATCCCCGCGAGATTAAGAAGAGGCTTGGGGTTGTGCCGCAGGAGAATAATCCTGATCCGGACTTCTCAACATATGCCAATCTTGTCATCTATGCGAGGTATTTCGGGATTGCACCGGATGTGGCAGAGGGGCGCGCAGAAGAACTTCTCGAATTCATGCAGCTTGTGGAAAAACGGGACGCTCCTATCGAAACACTCTCCGGAGGGATGAAGCGGCGGCTCATCATTGCACGAGCGCTCATCAATGACCCTGAACTGTTAATCCTCGATGAGCCGACGATCGGACTCGATCCCCAGGCGCGCCATCTCATATGGGAGAAACTGCGCCATCTCAGAACACAGGGCTGCACCCTGGTGATGACAACACACTACCTGGATGAAGCCGAACGGCTCTGTGATCGCCTGGTGATCATGGATCATGGCAGGATACTGGTGGAAGGCACTCCTGAAGAACTTGTCAGGAGATATGCAGGATCGGATATCATTGAGGCTGGTGCAACGCCCGCTGTCTTCTCCTGTCTCGATGCAGCCAATGTCAGATACCAGGTATTTGGAGACATTGTCCAGGTGCATACCGGAGATATACAGGCGGTTGCACATATGCTCATGGAATCCTGCAGTCACGAACGGATCACCCTGCGGAGAGCAACGCTTGAGGATGTCTTTCTGAAGCTGACCGGGAGAACACTCAGGGAGTAA
- a CDS encoding archease produces the protein MSIEELEHTADVRIRITAETREELFARASEALFGILYTGECISANTRSFQVSADSDEDLLWEFLSELIYISETEFFVVCKTEIRFTEDGLCAKIHGEPFVTGRHGGGREVKGISYSELSIESVEDGFSALIIFDV, from the coding sequence ATGAGTATTGAAGAGCTTGAACATACTGCTGATGTGAGGATACGAATCACAGCAGAAACCCGGGAAGAGCTGTTTGCACGTGCAAGCGAAGCGCTCTTTGGCATTCTCTATACCGGGGAGTGCATATCTGCTAACACCAGGAGCTTCCAGGTATCTGCAGACAGTGACGAGGATCTCCTCTGGGAGTTCCTCTCAGAACTTATTTACATCTCGGAGACGGAGTTCTTTGTTGTCTGCAAAACAGAGATCAGGTTTACTGAAGACGGGCTTTGTGCAAAAATCCATGGGGAACCATTCGTTACAGGCAGGCATGGTGGAGGGCGTGAGGTAAAAGGCATCTCCTATTCAGAGCTCTCAATAGAGAGCGTGGAAGATGGATTCTCTGCTTTGATTATCTTTGATGTATGA
- a CDS encoding DUF2551 domain-containing protein, whose protein sequence is MLSPGEIKKEIEERLKAYLSRDKSGIRKELLTLFIRIRSLTISEIHARLNERFSISIKAVASMVGIIASRIGILHVRRNAEGTNSVYEVKEQYLDVMTRIVAAS, encoded by the coding sequence ATGCTCTCGCCGGGGGAGATAAAAAAAGAGATCGAAGAACGCTTAAAGGCGTACCTCTCCAGAGACAAGTCTGGCATTCGGAAAGAACTGCTTACTCTCTTCATCCGTATCCGTTCACTTACCATATCAGAAATTCATGCCCGTCTCAACGAGAGGTTCAGTATCAGCATCAAAGCAGTCGCATCAATGGTTGGAATCATTGCATCAAGGATTGGTATTCTTCATGTTCGGCGAAATGCCGAAGGGACGAACAGCGTCTATGAAGTAAAGGAACAATACCTGGATGTGATGACCCGCATTGTTGCTGCGAGCTGA